One genomic window of Candidatus Omnitrophota bacterium includes the following:
- the pta gene encoding phosphate acetyltransferase, whose product MTLLEEIRIKAAKNLKKIVLPETDDTRTIDAANYILEKGIAKLLLVGKDEVRKLIKAKDQKNLELIDPEKFRETAGFANEYYELRKTKGMTPEQAAEAMRKDYLTFGAMLVRKGLADGFVAGANHTTPDVIRAALRCLSIDRSIAVVSGAFLMEVPASPYGDKGVFIFSDCGVNPTPNARQLAGIAVSSADLFKRLAGTAPKVAFLSYSSKGSAEGDAVNKVREAVEKAREIAPGLLVDGEFQVDSAIVPEVAKIKCAKSDVAGSANVLIFPTLDAGNISYKLVQRLANARAVGPLLLGFTRPCSDLSRGCDADDIIDAVAITALRAIN is encoded by the coding sequence TTGACTCTTTTAGAGGAAATCAGGATTAAGGCGGCTAAAAATTTAAAGAAGATTGTCCTTCCCGAAACAGATGACACGCGCACTATAGATGCAGCGAATTATATCCTGGAGAAGGGCATAGCTAAACTTTTACTCGTGGGCAAGGATGAAGTCAGGAAGCTGATAAAGGCGAAGGACCAGAAGAACCTGGAGTTGATCGACCCGGAGAAGTTCAGGGAGACGGCGGGTTTTGCGAACGAATATTATGAGCTGAGGAAGACGAAAGGCATGACGCCGGAACAGGCGGCTGAGGCGATGAGAAAAGATTACCTCACCTTCGGCGCGATGCTCGTGAGGAAGGGCCTGGCCGACGGTTTTGTTGCAGGCGCTAACCATACGACCCCGGATGTCATCAGGGCCGCGCTCAGGTGCCTCTCGATCGACAGGTCGATAGCGGTCGTCTCGGGCGCATTTTTGATGGAGGTGCCGGCCTCGCCGTACGGCGATAAAGGCGTCTTCATATTTTCGGATTGCGGGGTGAACCCCACGCCGAACGCGAGGCAGCTTGCCGGCATCGCGGTATCATCCGCAGACCTATTCAAGCGGCTAGCAGGGACGGCGCCGAAGGTGGCGTTCCTCAGCTATTCGAGCAAGGGGAGCGCGGAAGGCGATGCGGTGAATAAGGTCCGCGAAGCGGTGGAGAAGGCCAGGGAGATCGCGCCGGGCCTGCTCGTAGACGGCGAATTCCAGGTCGACAGCGCTATCGTGCCGGAAGTGGCAAAGATAAAGTGCGCCAAGAGCGACGTCGCCGGGAGCGCCAACGTCCTCATATTCCCGACCCTCGACGCCGGAAACATCTCCTATAAACTGGTCCAGCGGCTTGCGAACGCCAGGGCGGTCGGCCCGCTGCTCCTGGGCTTCACCAGACCATGCAGCGACCTTTCGCGCGGGTGTGACGCGGACGATATAATAGATGCGGTCGCGATAACCGCGCTGAGGGCCATAAATTAA
- the coaD gene encoding pantetheine-phosphate adenylyltransferase → MSRAKVAVYPGTFDPVTYGHIDLIKRASNIFDRVIVAVVRKPHKSVLFSVEERVAMLKDAVRDMRNVVVDEFDGLAVDYVRKRGANVVLRGLRMLSDFEYEFQMALTNRKLDPGIETIFMMPHESYSYISSKLIKEAAGLGADLKNFLPKKASALLKEKLKYKKGR, encoded by the coding sequence ATGAGCCGAGCGAAAGTAGCGGTCTACCCGGGGACGTTTGACCCGGTCACATACGGTCACATAGACCTTATAAAGCGCGCGTCAAATATATTTGACAGGGTGATAGTCGCGGTCGTGCGAAAACCGCATAAGTCGGTCCTCTTCAGCGTCGAGGAGAGAGTGGCGATGTTGAAGGACGCCGTCCGGGATATGCGCAATGTAGTCGTCGATGAATTCGACGGCCTTGCCGTAGATTACGTCAGGAAGAGGGGCGCCAATGTAGTTCTGAGGGGCCTCAGGATGCTCTCCGACTTCGAATATGAATTCCAGATGGCCCTTACCAACCGCAAACTAGATCCGGGGATAGAGACGATATTCATGATGCCGCACGAGTCGTATTCCTACATTTCTAGCAAACTTATCAAAGAGGCCGCGGGCCTCGGCGCCGATCTCAAAAATTTCTTGCCGAAGAAGGCGAGCGCCCTGTTAAAGGAAAAATTAAAATATAAGAAAGGCAGGTAG
- the rsmD gene encoding 16S rRNA (guanine(966)-N(2))-methyltransferase RsmD, protein MRIIGGEYRSRLIAMPKGVEIRPTQDKVRQAIFNILGDISGKRVLELFAGTGAFGMEALSRGAGYVTFVDNNFRCVQTIKANLDSLGVDGSRYEVMRTNALSVLPRLGKEEEKYDIVFLDPPYHKGMAKKCLINIDDYDILSPISLVIAEHFKKDALDAVLKRLILDKERKYGDIVITVFRKKEYEPSESSGLPGDV, encoded by the coding sequence ATGCGGATAATAGGGGGCGAATACAGGAGCCGGCTCATAGCGATGCCTAAGGGCGTCGAGATAAGGCCGACACAGGACAAGGTCAGGCAGGCGATATTCAATATCCTGGGTGATATTTCGGGAAAGAGGGTCCTTGAGCTCTTTGCCGGGACCGGTGCCTTCGGCATGGAGGCGCTTTCCAGAGGCGCCGGATACGTGACTTTCGTCGATAACAACTTCAGGTGCGTCCAGACCATAAAGGCAAACCTCGACTCCCTCGGTGTCGACGGCTCCAGGTACGAGGTTATGAGAACAAATGCCCTGAGCGTCCTGCCGCGGCTCGGTAAAGAGGAGGAGAAGTATGACATCGTCTTCCTCGACCCACCTTATCATAAGGGGATGGCCAAAAAATGCTTGATAAATATAGATGATTATGATATATTATCGCCCATTAGTCTGGTAATAGCCGAACATTTCAAAAAAGACGCCCTTGACGCGGTCCTGAAGCGCCTGATCCTGGACAAGGAACGTAAATACGGCGATATCGTAATAACCGTATTCCGGAAGAAAGAATATGAGCCGAGCGAAAGTAGCGGTCTACCCGGGGACGTTTGA
- the recG gene encoding ATP-dependent DNA helicase RecG, with amino-acid sequence MMQEKNINLKTPVRYFKGVGPKKSAYLAKLGIETALDLLYYLPAKYEDRSSIAAIRDLKEGAPATVQGEVITLSSRTTKSGMPFFQIAVTDGTGFIHAIWFNQPYLKDHFKRGQKVVLYGRVERYDKLQIVQPEYEIAEEGEKDSINVGRIVPIYPLTAEITQRYMRSLTHAALSDYGKALAEKLPTYIIARGRLVDVKFAIRNIHFPTTPDALDKAYRRIVFEEFFLLQLALALKKKGIKEAVAGIAHNVRGELIDTFRDSLPFELTAGQNKAIADIERDMSSTKPMNRLLEGDVGSGKTVVAAHALVLTVQNGFQGAIMAPTEVLARQHFIVLSELLMPLGINVVLLVSGIEGGAKSRIYTEIEEGRMNVVVGTHAVIQEDVRFKRLGLVVIDEQHKFGVTQRAVLREKGYNPHVLVMTATPIPRTLALTVYGDLDISVIREMPKGRKPIVTYWVEEAKRGSVYSFVKEELAKGRQAYVVCPLIEKTARSLELGARSLEETFDKLKNEIFTDFKVGLLHGKMSTKEKDAVMKDFKKGKTALLVSTIVIEVGIDVPNATVMLVENAERFGLAQLHQLRGRVGRGEHESYCILLADPKTERAAQRLKAVEGTLDGFEIAEADLDIRGPGEFFGTKQHGLPEIRFGNIIKDFDIMELARKEAFALVARDPGFREEHHRALAANLAERFKGKFELAKVG; translated from the coding sequence ATGATGCAAGAGAAAAATATTAATTTAAAGACACCGGTGAGGTATTTCAAGGGGGTAGGGCCGAAGAAGAGCGCGTACCTGGCGAAACTCGGCATAGAGACGGCGCTCGACCTGCTCTACTACCTGCCCGCGAAGTACGAAGACCGCTCAAGCATAGCGGCCATACGCGACCTGAAGGAAGGCGCGCCGGCCACCGTGCAGGGCGAGGTGATAACCCTCTCATCGCGCACAACGAAGAGCGGCATGCCGTTCTTCCAGATAGCCGTCACGGACGGCACGGGGTTCATCCACGCCATATGGTTCAACCAGCCGTATCTCAAAGATCATTTCAAACGCGGGCAGAAGGTGGTCCTGTACGGCAGGGTCGAGCGTTACGATAAGCTGCAGATCGTCCAGCCGGAGTACGAGATAGCCGAAGAGGGGGAGAAAGATTCGATAAACGTCGGCCGGATCGTCCCGATATATCCGCTCACAGCGGAGATCACACAGCGGTATATGCGTTCCCTTACACACGCGGCCCTCTCCGATTACGGGAAGGCCCTCGCCGAGAAGCTGCCGACATATATCATCGCCCGCGGCCGCCTTGTGGACGTGAAGTTCGCCATACGGAATATACATTTTCCGACAACGCCCGACGCCCTCGACAAGGCGTACCGCAGGATCGTCTTCGAGGAGTTCTTCCTGCTCCAGCTGGCGCTCGCATTGAAGAAGAAGGGGATAAAGGAGGCCGTGGCGGGTATAGCCCACAATGTGCGCGGAGAGCTTATAGACACTTTCAGGGATTCTCTCCCGTTCGAACTTACCGCAGGGCAGAATAAGGCGATCGCCGATATAGAGCGCGACATGTCGTCAACGAAACCGATGAACCGTCTCCTCGAAGGGGATGTTGGGAGCGGCAAGACGGTGGTGGCCGCGCATGCGCTAGTCCTGACCGTCCAGAACGGCTTCCAGGGGGCAATAATGGCGCCGACGGAGGTACTGGCGCGCCAGCACTTCATCGTCCTGAGCGAGCTCCTGATGCCGCTCGGGATAAACGTCGTCCTCCTGGTGAGCGGCATAGAGGGCGGGGCGAAGTCGCGGATATATACAGAGATAGAAGAGGGCAGGATGAATGTCGTCGTCGGCACGCATGCCGTGATACAGGAGGACGTCAGGTTCAAACGGCTGGGGCTCGTAGTCATAGACGAACAGCACAAGTTCGGCGTCACGCAGCGCGCCGTCTTGAGGGAGAAAGGGTATAACCCGCATGTCCTGGTGATGACGGCGACCCCGATACCGCGGACGCTCGCCCTTACGGTATACGGCGACCTCGACATATCCGTGATACGGGAGATGCCGAAGGGTCGTAAGCCGATAGTGACTTACTGGGTCGAAGAGGCGAAACGGGGCAGCGTCTACTCATTTGTTAAGGAGGAACTGGCGAAGGGGCGCCAGGCGTATGTGGTCTGCCCGCTGATCGAGAAGACGGCCAGGAGCTTGGAGCTGGGAGCCAGGAGCCTGGAGGAAACGTTTGACAAATTGAAGAACGAGATCTTCACAGATTTCAAGGTGGGGCTGCTTCACGGGAAGATGTCGACGAAAGAAAAAGACGCGGTGATGAAGGATTTCAAGAAAGGGAAGACAGCCCTCCTCGTCTCGACGATAGTCATCGAGGTCGGTATAGATGTCCCGAACGCGACCGTGATGCTCGTGGAGAACGCCGAGCGGTTCGGGCTGGCCCAGCTCCACCAGCTGCGCGGCAGGGTCGGCAGGGGCGAGCACGAGTCGTACTGCATCCTCCTCGCGGACCCGAAGACGGAGCGGGCGGCCCAGCGGCTCAAGGCCGTCGAGGGGACGCTCGACGGGTTCGAGATCGCAGAAGCGGACCTCGACATACGCGGCCCCGGAGAATTTTTCGGGACGAAACAGCACGGCCTTCCCGAGATACGGTTCGGGAATATCATTAAGGACTTCGATATCATGGAGCTTGCGCGTAAAGAGGCGTTCGCGCTCGTGGCACGCGACCCCGGTTTCAGGGAAGAGCACCACAGGGCGCTCGCCGCGAACCTGGCGGAACGGTTCAAAGGGAAGTTCGAACTGGCGAAAGTAGGATAA
- the rpmB gene encoding 50S ribosomal protein L28, translated as MSKICEICGKKPVAGRTIVRRGLAKKKGGVGQKITGITARRFLPNLKTVRALVNGASKRITVCVKCLKAGKVTKAV; from the coding sequence ATGTCAAAAATATGCGAGATCTGCGGCAAGAAACCGGTAGCCGGCAGGACCATCGTCCGTCGCGGCCTGGCCAAGAAGAAAGGCGGCGTCGGCCAGAAGATAACCGGAATCACGGCGCGCAGGTTTCTTCCCAACCTTAAGACGGTCAGGGCGCTCGTCAACGGCGCCTCGAAGAGGATCACCGTCTGCGTAAAGTGCCTCAAGGCCGGCAAAGTCACAAAAGCCGTTTAA